DNA from Longimicrobium sp.:
CTTCACTCCGTCGATCGGCAGGCGGTGAAGGGTGGAAAGCGACGAGTAGCCGGTGCCGAAGTCGTCCATCCACACGCGCACCCCCAGCGCCCGCAGGCTGGCCAGCGTGGCGGCCGCGGCCTCGGCGTTGTCGATCAGCACGCTCTCCGTCACCTCCAGTCGCAGCCGCGAGGCGTGGATCCCGCTCTCCTCCAGCGCGCGGCTCACCTGCCCTGCCAGGTCCAGCTGCGCGAACTGGCGCACGGACAGGTTCACGCTCATGCTAAGCTCCGCCGCGGCGGGCAGGGCGTCCGTCCACGCGCGGAGCTGGCGGCAGGCTTCCGACAGCACGCGTCCGCCCAGCCGCACGATCATCCCCGTTTCCTCGGCCGAGGCCACGAACTCGTGCGGCGCCACCCATCCCCGGTCTGCGTGCCACCACCGCGCGAGGGCCTCCATCCCGCAGATCCGCCCCGACTTCAGCGACACGATGGGCTGGTAGTGCACCGTCAGCCCGCCGCGGTCCAGCGCCCGGCGCAGATCGCTTTCCAGCCGCAGCCGCGAGAGGGCGCGGGCGTGCATGGCCCGGTCGTAGACGGGGTGCACGATGCCGATGACGCCCACGACGGAGCCGTCGGGCCCGCGGTGCGGCCAGTACTGCGCCCACATCCACCCCGAGCGCACTCCCGGCACCGTGTAGCGTCTATCCGGCAGCGACACCGTTTCGCCCGCCAGCACGCGGCGGAGGACGCGCTCCAGCCCTTCCTCCCGCAGCCCCGGATACACGTCCAGCGCGTTGCGGCCCAGCACCTGTGCGGCGGAGAGGCCCGTCGTCTCTTCCATGAACCGGTTCCACACCAGGTAGCGGAAGTCGCGGTCGCACACGGCCACGCCGATCGAATCGCTTTCCGCCAGCGCCAGGAACAAGGAGTCGCGCAGGGCAGGCACCTCCCCTCGCGTGGATGGAGGCTCGATCACAGTTGTAGCCTCCCGGGGAGACACACCGAATCCGACAGCCGTGTACGCGACGGCCTCAAAGTGCTGATCCGGTCGCGCGTTGCTGGCGCTGAGGGTCGTTGCGGTCGACATCGTCGTAGCCGGTTGGGGGTGAGCCTCTGTTCGGATCGGAACGGAGTGGACGCACGATAGTGTTCACTCCGTTCACTGCACAAGCCTTTTGTAGCGAGGCCGATTGCGGTTTGTGCGTTGGCGGGTAACGAGTTGGAAGATGCGGAAAGGAGTCGAATCCACCCATTCCGAACAGCAGTGTGCGGTCGGCGCGGGGATGGAGGCGAGTTGCCGCGTCACGGGGCCGGTCTCCACGCCTGAGCGCGTGGTGGCGGTGGTGTTCGGGCGGGCGGCGCTCGCGTGGACCTTCCGGCCGCTGCTGGAGACGGCCGTCCCGGGCGCCGAGCTGTCGGATGCGGGGATCGCCATCACCGCCGCGCTGGTGCTGTTCCTGTTCCCGGTGAATCTGGCGCGCGCCGAGTTCGTGCTCGACTGGCAGTGGGCCGGCCGGCTGCCGTGGGACGTGCTGCTGCTGTTCGGCGCGGGATTGAGCCTGGCGGACGCGCTGACGCGCACGGGCGTGGCCAAGTGGATCGGCGCGGGGCTGTCGGGGCTGGGCTCGCTCCCCACGCCGCTGCTGGTGCTGCTGGTGTGCGCGACGATCGTCTTTCTAAGCGAGATCGCCAGCAACACGGTGACGGCGGCCGCATTCCTGCCCGTGGTGGGCTCGCTGGCGCTGGGCGTGGGCGAGAACCCGCTGCTGTTCGTGGTGCCGGCCGCGCTGGCGGCCAGCTGCGGGTTCATGCTGCCGGTGGCCACGCCGCCCAACGCCATCGCCTACGCCACGGGGCACGTGTCGGTGCCGCGAATGGCGCGCGCCGGGCTGCTGCTGGACCTGATGGGGATCGCGGTGATCCTCGTGGTGGCCTACACTGCTTTGCTGTGGGCCTTCGGGGTTCAGGCGGGGGTGCTGCCACCGTGGGCGGGGCCAGCGCGGTAGGAGGCGCGGGACAACGAAGCCCGCCGAGTGCGATTCGGCCGGTCCGGCGCAGTCCCCGGCTGCCCTCTCCCCCGGCCCCTCTCCCGCAAGCGGGAGAGGGGAGAACTTCGATCGAGGTTCGACGGGGCCGGTGCGTGCCGCGGCGCCCCCCATCCCCAGCCCTTCCCCCGCAAACAGCCGCGGGGGAAGGGAGCCAGCCCGGTGCTCGAGGCCGGCTGCGCGCACCTGGCTGGCCGTGCAGTCCACGCAGGCGAACGGGGACGCGCGATGGTGATCGTGCGTCCCCGTTCTCGTGTCCCCCGCGGCCGGGCTACAGCTTCGTGAAGCCGTTGACCAGGAACCCGTGCTCTTCGTCGATGGCGTTCTTCATGGGGTCGATCGCGACGCTCAGCGGCACGCCCAAGGTGGAGTCGTACAGCGCTTCGATTTCGTCGGAGCCGTTTTCGAACGCCTGCTCCAGGACGGCGAACAGCTCCTCGACGGTGTCGTAGCGCGCGAAGGCGGACAGGGGAAGGGTCTGCGGGCCGCCCTCCGTCCGCTGCACTGAAACAGGAACGCCATCCCTCACCTCGATGGTCGCCGAGCCGGCGATCATTCCGGCGCTGACGCTGACGATCATGCGGTAGTCGTCGATTCCCTGCGCGTTCCACACCTGCCGGCTCCGCTCCATCCGCGCCTCCTCGTCAGCGAGCGTAGAGTTGCCGGCACACGCGGAAAGCGCCACGACGGATGCGAGGGCGGCGGCGGTACGACGAAGCAGGTTCATGGT
Protein-coding regions in this window:
- a CDS encoding sensor domain-containing protein; this encodes MPALRDSLFLALAESDSIGVAVCDRDFRYLVWNRFMEETTGLSAAQVLGRNALDVYPGLREEGLERVLRRVLAGETVSLPDRRYTVPGVRSGWMWAQYWPHRGPDGSVVGVIGIVHPVYDRAMHARALSRLRLESDLRRALDRGGLTVHYQPIVSLKSGRICGMEALARWWHADRGWVAPHEFVASAEETGMIVRLGGRVLSEACRQLRAWTDALPAAAELSMSVNLSVRQFAQLDLAGQVSRALEESGIHASRLRLEVTESVLIDNAEAAAATLASLRALGVRVWMDDFGTGYSSLSTLHRLPIDGVKVDRSFVAAVDGRAARVLAAVVALAQGLGLEVVAEGVEHARQLAELRTLGCDAAQGFLFSRPQDADATLALLAADPAW
- a CDS encoding SLC13 family permease; its protein translation is MRKGVESTHSEQQCAVGAGMEASCRVTGPVSTPERVVAVVFGRAALAWTFRPLLETAVPGAELSDAGIAITAALVLFLFPVNLARAEFVLDWQWAGRLPWDVLLLFGAGLSLADALTRTGVAKWIGAGLSGLGSLPTPLLVLLVCATIVFLSEIASNTVTAAAFLPVVGSLALGVGENPLLFVVPAALAASCGFMLPVATPPNAIAYATGHVSVPRMARAGLLLDLMGIAVILVVAYTALLWAFGVQAGVLPPWAGPAR
- a CDS encoding DUF6174 domain-containing protein, with amino-acid sequence MNLLRRTAAALASVVALSACAGNSTLADEEARMERSRQVWNAQGIDDYRMIVSVSAGMIAGSATIEVRDGVPVSVQRTEGGPQTLPLSAFARYDTVEELFAVLEQAFENGSDEIEALYDSTLGVPLSVAIDPMKNAIDEEHGFLVNGFTKL